The following are encoded in a window of Acidobacteriota bacterium genomic DNA:
- the gltX gene encoding glutamate--tRNA ligase, producing the protein MGRVRTRFAPSPTGHLHVGGARTAIFNWLYARSQRGEMLLRIEDTDRERSTRESEAKVIEDLKALGIDWSQGPDIGGLAAPFRQSERLERYKEAVESLVNNDLVYHCFCDEETLERKRQLSHQAGKPPHYDLTCFRLRGEEIDAALAAGKPSAFRFHVPQPGEDWPFDAEVTIHDLIRGEVTWKPDSLGDFIIMRADGMPTYNFSVVVDDHDMNITHVIRADEHLTNTHRQVLISRGLDWAPPEFAHVSLILGEDRSKLSKRHGSTSVASFLEGGILPEALFNYLTLLGWAHPDGKEIFSREEAGEVFDLARVNPAPAIFDVAKLEWMNGEYIRAADLDELATEILPMLESRGWIESTNDELMGWLRDAIDLVRTSTQRTVEIPRELEALILWEPKTVLTDPEAAEVLGAESTHVVLRCLADDLDAYGPPVTPDQFREMSERVREASGIKGKPLFMALRVALTGRGHGPELKSGVPLIARAARTTGFRVESLSTRVSQIRDLAGIGEG; encoded by the coding sequence ATGGGCCGAGTTCGGACGAGATTCGCGCCATCGCCGACCGGACATCTCCACGTCGGCGGAGCGCGCACGGCAATCTTCAACTGGCTCTACGCCAGGAGCCAGCGAGGGGAGATGTTGCTGCGGATTGAAGACACCGATCGGGAGCGGTCCACTCGAGAGTCCGAAGCGAAGGTCATCGAAGATCTGAAGGCGCTCGGGATCGACTGGTCCCAGGGTCCGGACATCGGTGGACTGGCAGCGCCTTTCAGGCAGTCGGAGCGACTGGAGCGGTACAAAGAAGCAGTCGAGTCGCTCGTCAACAACGATCTCGTCTACCACTGTTTCTGTGACGAGGAGACCCTCGAGCGGAAACGACAACTGAGCCACCAGGCAGGAAAGCCTCCTCACTACGATCTGACGTGCTTTCGCCTTCGGGGCGAGGAAATCGACGCCGCCCTGGCCGCCGGAAAGCCGAGCGCGTTCCGGTTTCACGTTCCGCAGCCTGGGGAAGACTGGCCGTTCGACGCCGAAGTGACGATCCACGACCTGATCCGTGGGGAGGTCACCTGGAAGCCCGACTCTCTGGGAGACTTCATCATCATGCGCGCCGACGGGATGCCGACGTACAACTTTTCGGTCGTCGTCGACGATCACGACATGAACATCACCCACGTGATCCGCGCCGACGAGCATCTGACCAACACCCATAGGCAGGTTCTGATCAGCCGCGGTCTCGACTGGGCTCCGCCGGAGTTTGCCCACGTCTCACTGATTCTCGGCGAGGACCGGTCCAAGCTCTCGAAACGTCACGGATCGACCTCGGTGGCGTCGTTTCTGGAGGGAGGCATCCTTCCGGAGGCGCTCTTCAACTACCTCACGCTGCTCGGATGGGCTCACCCCGACGGGAAGGAGATATTCAGTCGCGAGGAGGCCGGGGAAGTGTTTGATCTGGCACGTGTCAATCCGGCGCCGGCAATCTTCGACGTCGCGAAGCTGGAATGGATGAATGGTGAATACATCCGGGCTGCGGATCTCGATGAGCTCGCGACGGAAATCCTTCCGATGCTTGAGTCGCGAGGCTGGATCGAATCCACGAATGACGAGCTGATGGGCTGGCTCCGGGACGCCATCGACCTGGTTCGCACTTCCACTCAGAGGACGGTCGAGATTCCGCGGGAGCTCGAAGCACTGATCCTGTGGGAACCAAAGACCGTGCTCACCGATCCCGAGGCCGCTGAGGTCCTCGGCGCAGAGTCGACGCATGTCGTCCTCAGGTGCCTGGCCGACGATCTCGATGCGTACGGACCGCCCGTGACGCCGGATCAGTTCCGAGAAATGTCGGAGAGGGTCCGCGAGGCGAGCGGGATCAAGGGGAAGCCGCTCTTCATGGCGCTCCGGGTCGCGTTGACCGGCCGAGGCCATGGTCCGGAACTGAAATCCGGAGTTCCTCTCATTGCCAGAGCTGCGAGGACGACCGGATTTCGGGTGGAGTCGTTGTCGACGCGCGTGTCGCAGATCCGGGATCTCGCGGGAATCGGCGAGGGCTGA
- the frr gene encoding ribosome recycling factor: protein MTIDEILKDSEQRMEKAVDHLHEEFRHLRTGRASTAMLDGITVDYYGTPTPLNQVASMNVPEPTMIVIQPWEASMVGAIEKAIMNAGLGFNPTNDGKIVRVPIPALSEERRKEISRKAHQLSEESRTAIRQVRRDANDKLKKLQKDHEISEDDEKRAHDAVQKQTDLWVGKVDESLARKESEIMEV, encoded by the coding sequence ATGACGATCGACGAGATTCTGAAAGACAGCGAACAGCGGATGGAGAAGGCGGTCGATCATCTTCATGAAGAGTTCAGACATCTGCGGACCGGACGGGCATCGACGGCAATGCTCGACGGAATCACAGTCGATTACTACGGAACTCCCACGCCGCTGAATCAGGTGGCATCGATGAACGTGCCCGAGCCGACGATGATCGTCATCCAGCCGTGGGAAGCATCGATGGTCGGAGCCATCGAGAAGGCGATCATGAATGCCGGGCTCGGTTTCAATCCGACCAACGACGGCAAGATCGTTCGTGTACCGATTCCTGCGCTCAGCGAAGAGCGGCGAAAGGAAATCTCCAGGAAGGCGCACCAGCTCTCCGAGGAATCACGGACTGCGATTCGACAGGTTCGGCGCGATGCCAACGACAAGCTCAAGAAGCTTCAGAAGGACCACGAGATCTCCGAAGACGATGAAAAGCGGGCCCATGACGCAGTTCAGAAGCAGACCGACCTCTGGGTCGGCAAGGTCGACGAAAGCCTTGCCAGGAAAGAGTCGGAGATCATGGAAGTCTGA
- the rplM gene encoding 50S ribosomal protein L13: MRTYVPKQGDIEPRWHLIDAEGLVLGRLCTEVARILSGKNKPTWTPFLDTGDHVIVINADKIVLTGQKADKKLYHRHSGYPGALKTTTAKVMLAEKPAFAIEKAVKGMLPKSRLGRKMIKKLKVYTGPEHPHQAQQPETVELAK, encoded by the coding sequence ATGCGTACCTATGTACCGAAGCAGGGAGACATCGAGCCCCGCTGGCATCTGATCGACGCGGAGGGTCTGGTTCTCGGGCGGCTCTGCACTGAGGTGGCGAGGATTCTGTCGGGGAAGAACAAGCCGACGTGGACGCCCTTTCTCGATACCGGGGATCACGTGATCGTGATCAATGCCGACAAGATCGTCCTCACCGGCCAGAAAGCGGACAAGAAGCTTTATCACCGGCACTCCGGCTACCCGGGAGCTTTGAAAACCACCACGGCGAAAGTGATGCTTGCGGAAAAGCCTGCCTTCGCGATCGAGAAAGCCGTCAAGGGGATGCTTCCCAAGAGCCGCCTCGGCCGGAAGATGATCAAGAAGCTCAAGGTCTACACCGGACCCGAGCATCCTCACCAGGCGCAGCAGCCCGAGACGGTCGAGCTGGCCAAATAA
- the ispF gene encoding 2-C-methyl-D-erythritol 2,4-cyclodiphosphate synthase translates to MEPLVNQDIRVGHGIDVHRFDHERPLMLGGLQLSPDGGLAGHSDADVVLHAITDAILGALAQGDIGSIFPSDDPQWENASSHLFVEEAMRRLEESGGVLTGVDVTIIGNHPRVAPVRLRIRQSIADILAVSMERVSVKATTTDGLGFTGRGEGLCAIAVVSIAAAPRS, encoded by the coding sequence ATGGAGCCGCTCGTGAACCAGGACATTCGCGTCGGACATGGAATCGACGTTCATCGATTCGATCACGAACGGCCACTCATGCTCGGAGGACTGCAGCTCTCTCCTGACGGAGGGCTCGCCGGGCACAGCGACGCCGACGTCGTCCTGCACGCGATCACCGATGCGATTCTCGGCGCCCTCGCTCAGGGAGACATCGGCTCGATCTTTCCATCGGATGATCCTCAATGGGAGAACGCGAGCTCGCACCTCTTCGTGGAAGAAGCGATGCGCCGGCTCGAGGAGTCGGGCGGTGTACTGACCGGTGTCGACGTCACGATCATCGGAAATCATCCGCGGGTTGCGCCTGTCCGCCTCCGGATCCGGCAGTCGATTGCAGATATCCTTGCTGTGAGTATGGAACGCGTGTCGGTGAAAGCAACGACCACGGATGGGCTCGGATTCACGGGTCGTGGAGAGGGATTGTGCGCGATTGCGGTCGTATCGATCGCAGCAGCGCCCCGATCCTGA
- a CDS encoding quinone-dependent dihydroorotate dehydrogenase produces the protein MGGALWNNLLRPVLFRMDPELAHELARWGARKAGTSGAVLSLIRERYSGRQTPGIERKVWNLRFRNPLGLAAGFDKSADMIPFLEALGFGFLEVGTVTLNPQKGDPKPRIFRFPHQNALVNRLGFNNEGAAAVRQRLKRWTDLAIPIPLFVNIGKNREVKPEDAPAAYRKTFDVVAPWADGVVVNVSSPNTPGLRNLQRTENLRRILEEIAEERERAVFVRGEGTHPVLVKLSPDLDDEGIEGVVEVSRELADGIVATNTTTDHSVIPEPARQRGGLSGAPLFARSTAVLRKVRQLAGPDYPIVGVGGIMDLDDASLKLDAGADLIQIYTGLVYGGPGTARSIIEGLAAEASARRKASLPSGE, from the coding sequence ATGGGCGGGGCACTTTGGAACAACCTTCTGAGGCCGGTACTCTTCAGGATGGATCCGGAGCTGGCTCACGAGCTGGCCAGGTGGGGAGCGAGGAAGGCGGGGACGAGCGGAGCAGTCCTGTCGCTGATTCGAGAGCGGTATTCCGGACGGCAGACTCCCGGAATCGAGCGGAAAGTGTGGAATCTCCGGTTCCGCAACCCGCTTGGGCTGGCAGCCGGCTTCGACAAGAGCGCCGACATGATTCCCTTTCTGGAAGCGCTCGGATTCGGCTTCCTCGAGGTCGGGACGGTCACGCTCAATCCGCAAAAGGGCGACCCGAAGCCGCGGATTTTCAGATTTCCCCACCAGAACGCCCTCGTCAACCGTCTGGGCTTCAACAACGAGGGCGCCGCGGCCGTCAGGCAGAGGCTCAAACGGTGGACCGACCTCGCGATCCCGATTCCCCTGTTCGTGAATATCGGTAAGAACCGGGAGGTCAAGCCGGAGGACGCGCCGGCTGCCTACCGGAAGACATTCGACGTCGTGGCGCCATGGGCCGACGGAGTCGTCGTCAATGTTTCGTCGCCCAACACGCCGGGCCTGAGGAATCTGCAGAGGACCGAGAATCTGAGGAGGATTCTCGAGGAGATCGCGGAGGAGCGCGAGCGAGCCGTCTTCGTGAGAGGAGAGGGGACCCACCCGGTACTGGTCAAGCTTTCCCCGGATCTCGACGACGAAGGGATCGAGGGGGTGGTCGAGGTGAGCCGGGAGCTCGCGGACGGAATCGTCGCCACGAATACGACGACCGATCACAGTGTGATCCCCGAGCCCGCCCGGCAGAGAGGCGGCCTGTCGGGCGCCCCTCTTTTTGCCCGGTCGACGGCTGTTCTGCGCAAGGTGAGGCAACTGGCCGGGCCTGACTATCCGATCGTCGGGGTCGGTGGAATCATGGATCTCGACGACGCCTCGTTGAAGCTCGATGCGGGAGCCGATCTGATCCAGATTTACACCGGTTTGGTCTACGGGGGACCCGGCACCGCGCGATCGATCATCGAAGGCCTTGCTGCCGAGGCCTCGGCCAGGCGGAAGGCCTCCCTCCCTTCCGGGGAATGA
- a CDS encoding divalent-cation tolerance protein CutA has protein sequence MTPSSDVAVLLTTIDEESAAKALANDLVERGLAACVNLVPGIHSVYRWEGRVETAAEFLLVIKTTVEGARRIESYFEDGHPYDVPELIVLDPSSVGNSYGQWVVESVGV, from the coding sequence ATGACGCCATCGAGTGACGTGGCCGTCCTTCTGACCACGATCGACGAGGAGAGCGCGGCGAAAGCGCTCGCCAACGACCTCGTCGAGCGGGGTTTGGCGGCATGCGTCAATCTGGTACCGGGCATCCACTCCGTTTACAGATGGGAAGGGCGGGTCGAGACCGCAGCAGAGTTCCTGCTCGTCATCAAGACCACGGTCGAAGGGGCCCGGCGAATCGAGAGCTACTTCGAGGACGGTCACCCTTACGACGTACCCGAGCTGATCGTGCTCGATCCCTCCTCGGTGGGAAACTCCTACGGTCAATGGGTCGTCGAGAGCGTGGGTGTATAG
- a CDS encoding heavy metal translocating P-type ATPase has translation MSTATDEKQIDPVCGMTIRPENAAGSSVRDGERYYFCSKGCMAKFEAGDDAKQSDAVGSGEPMMWTCPMHPEVKQDHPGPCPICGMALEPMTITRDEGPDPELRSMTIRFWISAILTIPLVVIAMGPSTIVDRLDLPFGKGLLELLLATPVVLWGGWPFFERAAISIRTMRLNMFTLIGLGTGAAFLYSLVAVLLPGLFPESLRGPNGMIGLYFESAAVIVTLVLLGQVLELKARRKTGDAVRALLHLAPPTARLVENDGTERDVPLEKVGSGDLLRVRPGERIPVDGRVESGESSVDESMISGEPMPVAKTTGSEVAAGTINGSGSFVMRAEKVGSDTLLARIVRMVSEAQRSRAPIQRIADQVAAWFVPFVVIAAIATFIVWLSIGSVDALGFAIVSAIGVLIIACPWALGLATPISIMVATGRAASSGVLFRNAEAIETMKRISALAVDKTGTLTIGRPALTSVLSHDDLDSSELLRLASSLERASEHPIAEAITRGAEQRGVKFEEVSGFESVTGKGVAGRVDGHEVIAGNLAFLRERKIDPGVYESESEHLRRDGQTVVYVAVDRKVAGLLGISDPIREEAVELIRELKGDGIRVVMVTGDSRTTAEVVSRRLGIDEMFSEVVPERKVEVVEALEKEGHIVAMAGDGINDAPALSRAHIGIAMGTGTDVALEAADVTILRGDLRGVLRARRLSEATVRNIRQNLFFAFVYNALGIPIAAGVLYPVIGILLSPMVAAAAMSFSSVSVIGNALRLRTIDLGGPIEDGGSDDAIE, from the coding sequence TTGAGCACAGCTACGGATGAAAAGCAGATCGATCCCGTCTGCGGGATGACGATTCGCCCGGAGAACGCTGCAGGCTCCTCGGTTCGTGATGGAGAGCGTTATTACTTCTGCTCGAAGGGCTGTATGGCGAAGTTCGAGGCGGGAGACGACGCGAAGCAATCCGATGCGGTCGGGTCGGGAGAGCCGATGATGTGGACCTGCCCGATGCATCCGGAGGTGAAGCAGGACCACCCGGGTCCGTGCCCGATATGCGGAATGGCGCTCGAGCCGATGACGATCACGCGCGACGAGGGTCCTGATCCGGAGCTGCGTTCGATGACGATCCGATTCTGGATCTCGGCGATCCTGACGATCCCTCTGGTCGTGATCGCAATGGGTCCCTCGACGATCGTCGATCGTCTCGATCTGCCGTTCGGAAAGGGGCTGCTCGAGCTTCTTCTGGCGACGCCCGTCGTACTGTGGGGTGGCTGGCCCTTCTTCGAAAGAGCGGCAATCTCGATTCGGACGATGCGGCTCAACATGTTCACGCTGATCGGTCTCGGAACCGGCGCGGCTTTTCTCTACAGCCTGGTCGCGGTTCTGCTCCCCGGACTCTTCCCTGAAAGCCTCCGCGGTCCGAATGGAATGATCGGTCTCTACTTCGAGTCTGCCGCAGTGATCGTGACTCTCGTGCTTCTCGGTCAGGTGCTCGAGCTGAAAGCGCGGCGGAAAACGGGGGACGCGGTACGCGCGCTGCTCCATCTGGCGCCGCCCACGGCGCGTCTCGTCGAGAACGACGGTACGGAAAGGGACGTTCCGCTCGAGAAGGTGGGTTCCGGCGATCTCCTGCGAGTCCGGCCGGGAGAGAGGATTCCGGTCGATGGTCGGGTCGAGAGCGGAGAGTCGTCCGTAGATGAATCGATGATCTCGGGCGAGCCGATGCCGGTGGCGAAAACGACAGGGAGCGAGGTTGCTGCCGGGACGATCAACGGAAGTGGCTCGTTCGTGATGCGCGCCGAAAAAGTCGGTTCCGATACGCTGCTGGCCCGGATCGTCCGAATGGTCTCCGAGGCGCAGAGGAGCCGCGCGCCGATTCAGCGAATTGCGGATCAGGTGGCCGCGTGGTTCGTTCCTTTCGTGGTAATTGCGGCGATTGCGACATTCATCGTGTGGCTCTCGATCGGATCGGTCGACGCCCTCGGGTTCGCGATCGTGAGCGCAATCGGCGTCCTCATCATCGCCTGCCCCTGGGCGCTGGGACTCGCGACGCCGATATCGATCATGGTTGCAACGGGGCGCGCGGCATCGTCCGGTGTCCTGTTCCGCAACGCCGAGGCGATCGAGACGATGAAAAGGATCAGCGCGCTCGCGGTCGACAAAACCGGCACACTCACGATCGGGCGGCCGGCCCTGACCTCGGTTCTGAGCCATGACGACCTCGACAGCTCCGAGCTTCTTCGCCTCGCCTCGAGCCTCGAGCGGGCGAGCGAGCATCCGATTGCCGAGGCCATTACCAGAGGCGCCGAACAGCGAGGTGTGAAGTTCGAAGAGGTGAGTGGGTTCGAGTCTGTGACCGGGAAGGGAGTAGCGGGGCGCGTTGACGGCCACGAGGTAATCGCCGGGAACCTCGCATTTCTCCGCGAAAGGAAGATCGACCCCGGAGTGTACGAATCGGAATCGGAGCACCTGCGTCGCGACGGGCAGACCGTCGTCTACGTTGCCGTCGATCGGAAGGTCGCCGGCCTTCTCGGCATCAGCGATCCGATTCGGGAGGAAGCAGTCGAACTCATCCGCGAGCTGAAGGGCGATGGAATTCGCGTGGTCATGGTCACGGGCGACAGCCGGACCACGGCCGAGGTCGTATCGCGCCGTCTCGGAATCGACGAGATGTTCTCCGAGGTGGTGCCGGAGAGAAAAGTCGAAGTGGTCGAGGCTCTCGAGAAGGAAGGCCACATCGTCGCGATGGCGGGAGACGGAATCAACGATGCCCCGGCGCTGAGCCGTGCCCACATCGGTATCGCGATGGGAACCGGCACCGACGTCGCGCTCGAGGCCGCCGATGTCACGATTCTGCGGGGAGATCTTCGCGGCGTCCTGAGGGCTCGCAGGCTGAGCGAGGCCACGGTTCGCAACATCCGCCAGAATCTCTTCTTCGCTTTCGTATACAACGCGCTCGGCATTCCGATTGCGGCGGGCGTTCTCTATCCGGTAATCGGAATACTGCTCAGTCCGATGGTTGCGGCAGCTGCCATGAGTTTCAGCTCCGTTTCGGTCATCGGCAATGCGCTGCGGCTGCGGACGATCGACCTGGGCGGACCAATTGAAGACGGGGGATCTGATGACGCCATCGAGTGA
- the pyrH gene encoding UMP kinase — protein sequence MQSGKATPKYKRIMLKLSGEALMGSSSYGIDPDTLSDVADEIKSVVELGVECAVVIGGGNIFRGMNAASQGIDRAVGDHMGMLATVINGLALQNALEHRGVVTRVTSAIHIEEVAEPFIRRRAVRHLEKGRVVICAAGTGNPFFTTDSAAALRAAELGCELILKATKVDGIYTADPNTNPDAVKLPVISYQKALEMGLKVMDASAIDLARGSSIPICVFAMTQPGNIRRVAMGEQIGSLVTDNGER from the coding sequence ATGCAAAGCGGGAAAGCGACACCGAAATACAAGAGAATCATGCTCAAGCTCTCCGGAGAGGCTCTGATGGGGAGCAGCTCGTACGGGATCGATCCCGATACCCTCTCCGACGTCGCCGACGAGATCAAGTCGGTCGTCGAGCTCGGAGTCGAGTGCGCCGTGGTGATCGGTGGCGGTAACATCTTCAGGGGTATGAACGCGGCGAGCCAGGGAATCGATCGGGCGGTGGGCGATCACATGGGGATGCTCGCCACGGTGATCAACGGACTGGCGCTCCAGAATGCGCTCGAGCATCGTGGTGTGGTCACGCGCGTGACCTCCGCAATTCACATCGAGGAGGTCGCGGAACCTTTCATCAGAAGGCGAGCGGTTCGCCATCTGGAGAAGGGCCGTGTAGTGATCTGCGCGGCGGGAACTGGAAACCCGTTCTTCACGACGGATTCGGCGGCCGCCCTTCGCGCTGCCGAGCTCGGATGCGAGCTGATTCTCAAGGCGACGAAGGTAGACGGCATCTACACTGCTGATCCGAATACCAACCCGGATGCCGTCAAACTGCCCGTGATCAGCTATCAGAAGGCGCTCGAGATGGGACTGAAAGTCATGGACGCATCGGCGATCGATCTTGCAAGAGGAAGCTCGATCCCGATCTGTGTGTTCGCCATGACCCAGCCGGGAAACATCCGGCGTGTCGCCATGGGCGAACAGATCGGGTCGCTCGTGACCGATAATGGGGAGAGATGA
- a CDS encoding DUF2911 domain-containing protein: protein MKPSTLTPLLLILTGLAFAPHLEAQFQTPQASPRASISQTVGLTDVEVDYSRPGVKGRVIWGELVPYETLWRTGANAATTIEFSRDVVFEGKAVKAGRYALFTIPREGAWTVILNGNPDQPGTSQYDESLDVARVEIVPTRTPAPVERMTFVFPTVGDDEAVLRLEWERLALPMRIEVDTSDQVIESARAAIARMRDWRVPYRAAVYALEAGLIDEEVLGWTEVALDIEENYPTLSLRARALEQAGRTSEALATARRALEVAATMERRPDVSATEALIRRLER, encoded by the coding sequence ATGAAACCCTCCACGCTGACCCCCCTACTCCTCATCCTGACCGGCCTTGCGTTCGCTCCACATCTCGAGGCTCAGTTCCAGACTCCGCAGGCGAGCCCGAGAGCGAGCATCTCCCAGACCGTCGGCCTGACCGATGTCGAGGTCGACTACAGTCGGCCGGGCGTCAAGGGTCGAGTCATCTGGGGTGAGCTCGTCCCGTACGAGACCCTCTGGAGAACGGGGGCGAATGCGGCAACCACGATCGAGTTCAGCAGAGACGTCGTCTTCGAAGGGAAGGCGGTCAAAGCCGGTCGCTACGCCCTCTTCACGATTCCCAGAGAAGGCGCATGGACGGTGATCCTGAACGGAAACCCCGACCAGCCTGGCACCAGCCAGTACGACGAGTCCCTCGATGTGGCGAGAGTCGAGATCGTTCCGACGCGTACGCCGGCGCCCGTAGAGCGGATGACCTTCGTGTTTCCCACGGTCGGCGACGATGAGGCAGTCCTCCGGCTCGAGTGGGAGCGGCTGGCGCTCCCGATGCGCATCGAGGTGGACACGAGCGACCAGGTGATCGAGTCCGCCCGCGCGGCCATCGCCAGAATGCGCGACTGGCGGGTCCCGTATCGGGCAGCCGTGTATGCGCTCGAGGCGGGTTTGATCGATGAGGAGGTGCTCGGCTGGACCGAAGTCGCACTCGACATCGAAGAGAATTACCCGACGCTGAGTCTCAGGGCCCGGGCGCTCGAGCAGGCGGGACGAACGAGCGAGGCTCTCGCGACCGCGCGGCGTGCCCTCGAGGTGGCGGCAACCATGGAAAGGCGCCCCGACGTCTCGGCGACTGAGGCTCTGATTCGCCGGCTCGAACGCTGA
- the ispD gene encoding 2-C-methyl-D-erythritol 4-phosphate cytidylyltransferase, producing MNCTVVIPAAGRGVRFGGPVPKQYSLLRGEPLIARTIDRFLRSGLAGRIIVAVSEDDTRWPALAEQRRWEDVEWVTGGETRQASVMNAMRVVDPAVRLVAIHDAVRPFFRMSTLRTLLELAEEFGAAIPVIHVTETLHRVDGNEVESTLDRDSIVRAQTPQCFQTELLASVIERAWHEGNISTDEAALVASYGIKVRTVEGDEGNLKITTAADLEWAERNYEQWSRS from the coding sequence ATGAATTGCACAGTGGTCATTCCCGCGGCAGGTCGGGGAGTGCGTTTCGGTGGTCCAGTCCCGAAGCAGTATTCTCTTCTTCGCGGAGAGCCGCTGATCGCCCGTACGATCGACCGCTTTCTCCGCAGCGGTCTCGCGGGACGGATCATCGTCGCGGTGTCGGAGGACGACACCCGCTGGCCGGCGCTTGCCGAACAGCGACGATGGGAGGATGTCGAATGGGTCACCGGCGGGGAAACGCGTCAGGCCTCGGTCATGAACGCGATGCGCGTCGTCGACCCGGCCGTGAGGTTGGTGGCCATTCATGATGCGGTCCGCCCGTTCTTCAGGATGAGTACGCTCCGGACTCTGCTCGAGCTTGCCGAAGAATTTGGTGCTGCCATCCCGGTGATCCACGTGACCGAAACCCTTCACAGGGTCGACGGGAACGAGGTCGAGTCGACCCTCGATCGCGACTCGATCGTTCGCGCGCAGACGCCTCAGTGCTTTCAGACGGAGCTGCTGGCCTCGGTCATCGAGCGCGCCTGGCATGAAGGGAACATCTCGACGGACGAAGCCGCTCTGGTGGCGAGCTACGGGATCAAGGTTCGCACGGTCGAAGGGGACGAGGGAAATCTGAAGATCACGACCGCCGCGGACCTCGAGTGGGCCGAGCGGAATTACGAACAATGGAGCCGCTCGTGA
- the rpsI gene encoding 30S ribosomal protein S9, protein MKETTLAEHYGTGRRKSSTARVYLRNGSGAIVVNGRDIDAYFPNEVLKMIIKQPLSLTETGDHFDIQISVAGGGPSGQAGAIRHGIARALLEYNSELRPRLKKAGLLTRDPRMKERKKYGQKGARARFQFSKR, encoded by the coding sequence ATAAAGGAGACGACATTGGCAGAGCATTACGGAACCGGAAGAAGAAAGAGCTCGACGGCGCGGGTCTATCTCCGAAACGGATCGGGAGCCATCGTGGTGAACGGTCGCGACATCGATGCATACTTTCCGAATGAAGTCCTCAAGATGATCATCAAACAGCCGCTGTCGCTGACCGAGACGGGCGACCATTTCGACATCCAGATCAGCGTAGCCGGCGGCGGACCCTCGGGGCAGGCCGGTGCGATCCGACACGGAATCGCACGCGCACTGCTCGAGTACAACTCCGAGCTTCGGCCGCGCCTCAAGAAGGCAGGCCTTCTGACCCGCGACCCTCGCATGAAGGAGCGGAAAAAGTACGGACAGAAGGGCGCGAGGGCGCGCTTCCAGTTCTCGAAGCGCTGA